A DNA window from Brassica napus cultivar Da-Ae chromosome A4, Da-Ae, whole genome shotgun sequence contains the following coding sequences:
- the LOC125608090 gene encoding homeobox-leucine zipper protein ATHB-15-like: protein MRMSMLCIWVWSFVKVLSCLIGMWREGITLRELLLLSLRPSWQLFRDELGRFVSNKGNESVLKNFWHHTDAIICCSMKAMPVFIFANQAGLDMLETTLVSLQDISLEKIFDDNGRKTLCSEFPQIMQQGFASLQGGICLSSMGRPVSYERAVAWKVLNEEENAHCICFVFINWSFV from the exons ATGAGGATGAGCATGCTGTGCATTTGGGTATGGAGCTTTGTGAAGGTGTTGAGTTGTTTGATAGGAATGTGGCGAGAGGGCATTACACTGAGAGAGCTGCTGCTGTTGTCACTAAGACCATCATGGCAGTTGTTCAG gGATGAGCTGGGTCGCTTTGTTTCTAATAAAGGCAATGAATCGGTTCTCAAGAACTTTTGGCATCATACAGATGCTATCATCTGCTGCTCAATGAAG GCCATGCCAGTCTTCATATTTGCAAACCAGGCGGGGCTAGACATGCTTGAGACAACATTGGTTTCTCTTCAAGATATCTCTTTAGAGAAGATATTTGATGACAATGGAAGGAAGACTCTCTGCTCTGAGTTCCCACAGATCATGCAACAG ggCTTTGCGAGTCTTCAAGGTGGGATATGTCTATCAAGCATGGGGAGACCAGTTTCATACGAGAGAGCAGTTGCTTGGAAAGTACTCAATGAAGAAGAGAATGCTCATTGTATCTGCTTTGTGTTCATCAACTGGTCCTTTGTTTGA
- the LOC106394494 gene encoding ras-related protein RABF1-like translates to MGCAASLPDRNSGALNGLSSSENADAKNLRVKLVLLGDSGVGKSCIVLRFVRGEFDATSKVTVGASFLSQTIALQDSTTVKFEIWDTAGQERYSALAPLYYRGAAVAVIVYDITSPESFKKAQYWVKELQKHGAPDIVMALVGNKADLHEKREVLTDDGMELAEKNGIFFIETSAKTADNINQLFEEIGKRLPRPSPSS, encoded by the exons ATGGGATGTGCTGCTTCTCTTCCAG ACAGGAACTCTGGAGCCTTAAACGGTCTTAGCAGCTCAGAGAATGCAGATGCTAAGAATCTACGCGTAAAG TTAGTTTTGTTAGGAGATTCTGGCGTGGGTAAAAGCTGCATTGTCCTTCGGTTTGTGCGTGGTGAGTTTGATGCAACATCTAAG GTGACTGTTGGAGCGTCGTTCTTGTCCCAGACAATAGCCTTGCAAGACTCTACCACGGTGAAGTTTGAAATATGGGATACAGCAGGGCAAGAGAG GTATTCTGCTCTTGCGCCACTATACTACCGTGGAGCTGCAGTTGCTGTCATTGTGTATGATATAACAAGCCCTGAATCGTTTAAGAAAGCTCAGTATTGGGTTAAG GAACTGCAAAAGCATGGAGCTCCGGATATTGTTATGGCTTTGGTTGGTAACAAAGCTGATCTACATGAAAAAAGAGAAGTACTAACCGAT GATGGCATGGAGCTTGCAGAGAAGAATGGCATCTTCTTTATTGAGACGTCAGCCAAGACAGCAGATAACATAAACCAACTGTTTGAG GAAATTGGCAAGAGGCTACCTCGTCCTTCTCCTTCCTCATGA
- the LOC111215000 gene encoding GATA transcription factor 8 — translation MFGQSFAEDLDCGNFFDNMDDLLDFPGGDIDVGFGIGDSDSFPNIWTTHQDTWPAASDPLFASNTNSDSSPELYVPFEDIVKVERPKCFVEESLVEKKEDSFFTNTDSSSSHSQFRSSSPVSVLESSSSSSHTTNTTSLVLPGKHGRPRTKRPRPQVQEKDKVNDNVFGADSRLIIRIPKQFLSDHSKMITKKKKKKAKVVSSSSWSEIDLETNGNNNVDSCSSEQNPVRKCMHCEVTKTPQWRLGPMGPKTLCNACGVRYKSGRLFPEYRPAASPTFTPALHSNSHKKVAEMRNKRCSNGSYTNEENDLHDLVLNNAYIGIGVGKSQRVEKF, via the exons ATGTTTGGACAAAGCTTCGCGGAGGATCTTGATTGTGGCAACTTCTTTGACAACATGGACGATCTTCTTGATTTTCCCGGTGGTGATATCGATGTCGGTTTCGGCATAGGTGACTCCGACTCTTTTCCTAACATCTGGACTACTCATCAGGACACATGGCCTGCAGCTTCTGATCCTCTCTTCGCTTCCAACACAAACTCTGACTCATCACCTGAGCTCTATGTTCCG TTTGAAGATATTGTTAAGGTGGAAAGACCAAAATGCTTTGTAGAGGAATCCTTAGTTGAGAAGAAGGAAGATTCGTTTTTCACAAACACGGATTCATCATCTTCTCATAGCCAATTCAGGAGCTCAAGTCCAGTGTCGGTACTCGAAAGCAGCTCCTCATCGTCTCATACAACCAACACAACCTCACTTGTCCTCCCTGGAAAGCACGGTCGTCCACGCACAAAACGTCCTCGTCCACAGGTCCAGGAGAAAGATAAAGTCAACGACAATGTCTTTGGGGCGGATTCGCGCCTCATCATTAGAATACCAAAGCAGTTTCTCTCTGACCACAGCAAGATgataaccaagaagaagaagaagaaggccaaggttgtttcttcatcttcttggtcGGAGATTGATCTTGAAACCAATGGAAACAACAATGTAGATTCGTGTTCTTCAGAGCAGAATCCTGTTAGGAAATGTATGCACTGTGAGGTCACCAAGACCCCACAATGGAGGCTCGGGCCTATGGGCCCAAAGACGCTTTGCAATGCTTGCGGTGTACGTTACAAATCGGGAAGGCTTTTCCCGGAGTACCGGCCAGCTGCTAGCCCAACGTTTACTCCAGCTCTTCACTCAAACTCCCACAAGAAGGTGGCTGAAATGAGAAACAAGAGATGCAGCAATGGAAGCTACACAAACGAAGAGAATGATCTGCATGATCTGGTTTTGAACAATGCCTACATTGGCATAGGAGTAGGAAAGAGTCAGAGAGTAGAAAAGTTTTAG